A region from the Rosa rugosa chromosome 6, drRosRugo1.1, whole genome shotgun sequence genome encodes:
- the LOC133713405 gene encoding uncharacterized protein LOC133713405 — protein MMGERGGPYCSKNSKKTDDYCADESGRLLSTSRAGCILGGFDIRALIILIILIPTCIFGIYAHGQKVSYLLRPLWESAPKPFHDIPHYYHENASMSHLCRLHGWGIREYPRRVYDAVLFNNEIDILTIRWKELYPYVTKFVLLESNSTFSGIIKPLYFARNRDQFDFVEPRLVYGRVGRTSKKGENPFVEEAYQRRVLDFLLQEKAGITDDDLLIMSDVDEIPSRHTINLLRWCDDIPQVLHLRLKNYLYSFEFLVDNNSWRASVHRYQENVTKYAHFRQTDDILADAGWHCSFCFRRISEFIFKMKAYSHNDRIRFNKYLNPKRVQDVICKGDDLFDMLPEEYTFMEIIGKMGPIPHSYSAVHLPACLLENADKYKFLLPGNCERQSQ, from the coding sequence ATGATGGGTGAAAGAGGAGGTCCTTACTGCTCTAAGAATTCTAAGAAGACTGACGATTACTGCGCTGATGAATCAGGTAGACTATTAAGCACGTCAAGAGCTGGCTGCATTCTCGGTGGGTTTGATATAAGAGCTCTCATAATTCTCATTATCCTCATTCCAACCTGCATTTTTGGCATATATGCGCATGGACAGAAGGTTTCATACTTGTTGCGACCATTATGGGAATCAGCACCCAAACCTTTCCATGATATCCCACACTATTATCACGAGAATGCGTCCATGTCTCACCTCTGCAGACTTCACGGTTGGGGCATCCGCGAGTACCCTAGGCGTGTATATGATGCTGTGTTGTTCAATAATGAGATAGACATCCTTACAATACGATGGAAAGAACTGTATCCTTACGTAACTAAATTTGTTCTCCTGGAGTCAAATTCAACATTTTCTGGAATTATCAAGCCATTGTATTTTGCAAGAAACCGGGATCAGTTCGACTTTGTTGAACCCCGGTTGGTTTATGGGAGGGTTGGAAGAACATCCAAGAAAGGAGAAAACCCATTTGTGGAGGAGGCATATCAGCGAAGAGTATTGGACTTTCTCCTCCAAGAAAAAGCTGGTATTACCGACGATGACTTGTTGATAATGTCTGATGTTGATGAGATCCCAAGCAGACACACTATCAATCTCCTGAGGTGGTGTGATGATATTCCTCAAGTTCTTCATCTTCGGCTGAAGAACTATCTTTATTCGTTTGAGTTTCTTGTGGACAACAACAGTTGGAGGGCCTCAGTACACAGGTATCAAGAGAATGTGACCAAATATGCTCACTTTCGCCAGACAGATGATATCCTGGCAGATGCAGGGTGGCATTGCAGCTTTTGTTTTCGCAGAATCAGTGAGTTCATATTTAAGATGAAGGCATACAGTCACAATGATCGTATCAGATTTAACAAGTATCTAAACCCTAAAAGAGTTCAGGATGTAATCTGCAAGGGAGACGATTTGTTTGACATGCTTCCAGAAGAGTACACATTCATGGAAATCATTGGCAAAATGGGCCCTATTCCTCATTCCTACTCAGCTGTTCATCTCCCAGCATGTCTATTGGAGAATGCAGACAAGTATAAATTCCTGTTGCCTGGGAATTGCGAAAGGCAAAGCCAGTGA